One Gemmatimonadota bacterium DNA window includes the following coding sequences:
- a CDS encoding phytanoyl-CoA dioxygenase family protein — MKPASPDTLVDVDRYPLEDLDSRDGQAFLASCRSGLKEQSICVLEGFLNPRTVAGMVRETSALTPLGFYYDRPRTSYEGNDNVDRSWPPGHPRTVEHVNRYRQVLNYQIPNDSLVRSVFHWPALTEFVRRVLGFDMLYTSACPHLALTLQIAHEGDSNGWHFDSNNGNITLLIQAPDSGGVFEYVPGLREDRDEHYDDVRAVFESPGKRVRRTNIRPGTLVLFNGKYALHRVSPVGPTKRPRIIAIFSYDKRPDQLFSRDYIEMVRSFRQDAPTG, encoded by the coding sequence GTGAAACCCGCAAGTCCCGACACGCTGGTTGATGTCGACCGGTACCCGCTGGAGGACCTCGACAGCCGCGACGGCCAGGCATTCCTCGCATCCTGCCGATCCGGGCTCAAGGAGCAATCCATCTGCGTACTCGAAGGGTTTTTGAATCCGCGCACCGTGGCCGGCATGGTGCGGGAGACCAGCGCCTTGACCCCGCTCGGTTTCTACTACGACCGGCCGCGCACGAGCTACGAGGGAAACGACAACGTCGACCGGAGCTGGCCTCCCGGCCATCCCCGGACCGTCGAGCATGTCAACCGCTACCGCCAGGTCCTCAACTACCAGATCCCAAACGACAGTCTCGTGCGCAGCGTATTCCATTGGCCGGCCCTGACCGAATTCGTGCGAAGGGTGCTCGGGTTCGACATGCTGTACACAAGCGCCTGTCCCCATCTCGCCCTGACACTGCAGATCGCGCACGAGGGCGACAGCAACGGGTGGCACTTCGATTCCAATAACGGCAATATCACGCTGTTGATCCAGGCGCCTGATTCCGGCGGGGTATTCGAATACGTTCCGGGTCTCAGAGAAGACCGCGACGAGCATTACGACGACGTGCGCGCCGTCTTCGAATCCCCTGGAAAACGCGTACGCCGCACGAACATCCGGCCGGGTACGCTGGTGCTGTTCAACGGCAAATACGCCCTGCACCGGGTGTCTCCGGTCGGTCCGACGAAACGGCCCCGGATCATCGCGATCTTCAGCTACGACAAGCGTCCGGACCAACTGTTCTCCCGAGACTATATCGAGATGGTACGCAGTTTCAGGCAGGACGCGCCCACGGGTTGA